TGCCCCCGAGCACCCCGCCGACGATCTTCTCCGGCGGGATGCCGGGCTGGTTCACGTCGAACGACCGCGCGACGTACATCTTGGCGGGCTTCGCCTCCTCGTGGGGCCTCGTCGGGATGACTTTCTGGATCATCATCAGCAGGACGTCCAGGTTCACCTCGTGGTGGGCGCTGACCGGGACGATCGGGGCGCCGTCCGCGACGGTCCCCTTGACGAACGCCTGAATCTGCCGGTAGTTCTCCTCCGCCTGCTTCGGGTCGACGATGTCGATCTTGTTCTGGACGATCACGATCTTGTCGACGCCGATGATGCCCAGGGCCATCAGATGCTCCTTCGTCTGCGGCTGCGGGCAATCCTCGTTCGCCGCGATCACGAGGAGGGCGCCGTCCATGATCGCCGCGCCGCTGAGCATCGTCGCCATCAGCGTCTCGTGTCCCGGCGAGTCGACGAACGACACGATGCGCTGGAGCTCGCCTTTCACGTTGTGTGTCTTGCAGATCTCCGTGTTCTGGTACGCCGCCGGCTCCTCGTCCTTCGGGCACTTGTAGATCGCCATGTCGGCGTAGCCGAGGCGAATCGAGATGCCCCGCTTGATCTCCTCCGAGTGGCGGTCCGTCCGCTCGCCCGTGAGCCGCTCCGTCAGCGTCGACTTGCCGTGGTCGACGTGGCCGACGACGCCGATGTTGACCTCCGGTTGGCCCGGGACCTTCATCGCGCCTGCTCCTGCCACGCGTCCTCGATCGACTTCGGCCCGCGCTGGACGATCCGCAGGTTCAACTGCAGGATGTCCGGGCTCACCGTGTTCCCACGGACCGTCTTCTTCTTGCGCTTGCCGGGGCGGTCGGGGTGGTACCCGACGCCGCCGCTGAGGAGGAGCCGCTTCCGCCGCGGCCCGGGCAGGTCGGACCGCATCGGGAAGCCGTCCTTGTCGCTCCCTCCCGTGATTGCGAGCTTGTATCCCGGCAGGCCGAGGTAGAGCCCGTCGAGCTCGTCGCCGATCTTCTTGCCGATGAGCGCGTTCGCGTAATGGCCCGTGACGTCCCGCTTGTACGCCTTCCCGGACTTCGGGTCGGCGATGACCGCTTTGAACTCCGCCATGGTGTCTCCCGGATGAGTGTGCGTCCATGCACGCGTTTCGCATAAGACTTCCGACTAAGTCGCGAAGAAGGGAGCGCCCCGCTGAGACCCGGAATGCGTTCACGATTCACCGAACGCCAGCGGTTGTTCGAGTGGGCGCAGGACGTCGTGAGACCTTCTCCTCCAACTCTCGTCGAGAGTCAAACCGCTGGGGAGGTCGCGGAATGTGGTGCAGAAGGCAGTTACTCGTACGGAGAACTCCATTCCAACCGCAAGGCGAGCCCCTGAGTTGCCGCCGGGCCTGTAAGCCGACGGTTTTCGACCGACTACCAGCGGAAGGAGGGGCGACGCATCGTGTGCCAGCGTTGCTTGATGGCGCTCCACGAGAGCGGGCCTACAAGGATTGCGTACAGCGCTGCAGGCATGACGACGCCCGCTACGATCGCATACACTGCGACCAGGTACGGGACCATGTAGAAGCCGGTGGGAACTGGACGGACCAAGAGCGCGAACGTGAGAGCGATTCCGCCCACAGCAACGATCGTCCGTTGAAGCCGGGCCACGATTCTTCGCGGTATCATCGCATCGGCTCAGCCGGGACGGGAGGGACACGGCGGGACGGTCTGCTGGGAGCACGTCGGCGTCACGTGAAAGGCCCCGGGCGTCTCGGAACCGGAAACCGGCGCGGACACCTGGACGACAGTGGGACCCGCCATTGTCGCGACTGCAGCGACCGTAACTCCCACCGCGACGACCAGCAGGGCGAGACCGATCGCAATGGCCTTCTTTCTATTCATTGAAGGGGCCAAAGGCAAGGACATATTAATACTCCACGTGCACTTGTTACGAAAACGCTTCTTGCGAAAACAGACCAAGGATCTGGCCAGACTGCTGGTACAGCCCCGCAATCGCGCGCCCTTCCGAGGATGATACGCCGGCCATGTCTGCAAGCGCCTCCGTCAGCTGCTGCAAGCGATACACCGCGTCCTTCGTGTTGAGGTCGTCGTCCATCGCCTTGAGGAATTCGTCGCGGGTGTGCGTCACGAGGGCGTCGACCTTTCCGCCGGTCCCGGGACCGCGCGCGGTCGTCGCGGCGTCGATCGCCGCGCGCATCGCCTCGTACTCCCGCCGAGACCGGGTGAAGCACTCGCGGTCGTACTCGACGTCTTCCCGGTACTGCGCCTTCAGGAGGCAGAGCCGGATCACTTCGCCCGGAAAGTCGGCGAGGACTTCGCGGATCGTCACGAAATTCCCGAGGCTCTTCGACATCTTCTCCCTCTCTAGCGTGATGAAGCCGTTGTGCATCCACGTCCGAGCCCACTCGCCGCCCCACGCGCCCTCGCAGATCATCGCCTCGCTCTCGTGGTGCGGGAACTTCAGGTCGACGCCGCCGCCGTGGATGTCGAGCGGCGCGCCGAGGTACTTGTACGCCATCGCGTTGCACTCGACGTGCCATCCCGGCCGGCCGTCGCCCCACGGGCTCGGCCACGAGGGCTCGTCCCCCTTCGACTCCTTCCAGAGGGCGAAGTCGAGCGGGTCCTCCTTCCGGCTCTCCGACGGGGTCGACGCGACGACGATGTCTTCGAACTTCTGGTGCGACAGGATGCCGAACGAATGCTTCGCCTTCTTCGTCCGGAAGTACACCTCGCCGTCGACGGAGTACGCGAAACCGCGATCGACGAGCCGCCGGACGAGCGCCGTGATTTCGGGGATGTGCTCGCTCACTTTCGGCATATGGTCCGCCGGCCTCACGTTGAGCGCGCGCATGTCCTCCAAGAAGCAATCGATATAGTGCTGCGCGTACGCGAGGGGCTCCTGGCCGACCTCCTTCGCGCGGCGGATGATGACCTCCTCGATGTCCGTGAAGTTCTGGACGTACACGACGCGGTTCCCGAGGAACTCCAGGTAGCGGCGCGCGGTGTCGAAGTCGATATACGACCGCGCGTGGCCGAGGTGGCTGTGGTCGTACGTCGTCGGGCCGCAGACGTACATCTTGACGACGCCTGGGATTCGGGGCGAGAACCGCTCCTTCCTCCTCGATCGGGTGTTGTACAACTGGAGAACCATGGTCGCCGCGAACGCGCCCACGGGGACGGCGCTATTAAGGCCTTGGCCCGCGCCCGGCGGGACGCGCCGACTCCGTCGCAGCTGCAGTGCCGGGGACGAAACCTATATGTCGCGCGCCGATGTGCACGACCGCGCGGGCCGATAGATCAGCGGAAGATCGCCGCCTTCGCAAGGCGGAAGCCGTGGGTTCAAATCCCACTCGGTCCACTCGCTCCCTTACCAGCGCTCTGAATCGAGGTCGCGCGGCCCAGCCGGACCTTACCGGGCGACATTGCCGCGGGTCAGCCGAACTCGTGACGCGCGCGTGGGCCGACTCGAGACACAGGTGTGTACGCAAAGCAAATATTCCAGGATGTAACAACTCGCCCGATAACGCCGCGAGGCGATGGGGACTTGGTGAGGCATACGACCGCGACTGGCGTCCACAACGATTCGGGAGGCGCCTTCGATCGGGCGTCAAGCACACAACGCTCGGCCGGACCGAGTTTTGCAGGCGTATCGCGAG
Above is a genomic segment from Thermoplasmata archaeon containing:
- a CDS encoding translation initiation factor IF-2 subunit gamma; the encoded protein is MKVPGQPEVNIGVVGHVDHGKSTLTERLTGERTDRHSEEIKRGISIRLGYADMAIYKCPKDEEPAAYQNTEICKTHNVKGELQRIVSFVDSPGHETLMATMLSGAAIMDGALLVIAANEDCPQPQTKEHLMALGIIGVDKIVIVQNKIDIVDPKQAEENYRQIQAFVKGTVADGAPIVPVSAHHEVNLDVLLMMIQKVIPTRPHEEAKPAKMYVARSFDVNQPGIPPEKIVGGVLGG
- a CDS encoding 30S ribosomal protein S6e, whose product is MAEFKAVIADPKSGKAYKRDVTGHYANALIGKKIGDELDGLYLGLPGYKLAITGGSDKDGFPMRSDLPGPRRKRLLLSGGVGYHPDRPGKRKKKTVRGNTVSPDILQLNLRIVQRGPKSIEDAWQEQAR
- the cysS gene encoding cysteine--tRNA ligase; this translates as MGAFAATMVLQLYNTRSRRKERFSPRIPGVVKMYVCGPTTYDHSHLGHARSYIDFDTARRYLEFLGNRVVYVQNFTDIEEVIIRRAKEVGQEPLAYAQHYIDCFLEDMRALNVRPADHMPKVSEHIPEITALVRRLVDRGFAYSVDGEVYFRTKKAKHSFGILSHQKFEDIVVASTPSESRKEDPLDFALWKESKGDEPSWPSPWGDGRPGWHVECNAMAYKYLGAPLDIHGGGVDLKFPHHESEAMICEGAWGGEWARTWMHNGFITLEREKMSKSLGNFVTIREVLADFPGEVIRLCLLKAQYREDVEYDRECFTRSRREYEAMRAAIDAATTARGPGTGGKVDALVTHTRDEFLKAMDDDLNTKDAVYRLQQLTEALADMAGVSSSEGRAIAGLYQQSGQILGLFSQEAFS